Proteins encoded in a region of the Brevinematales bacterium genome:
- the secG gene encoding preprotein translocase subunit SecG, with the protein MYTFLLIIFVIAVILIIPLILMQSGSGADAGMFGSDLTLGAFGAKSSEVLLKFTRWLVAIFMFSAFMLGYMKVIEKKNLAAQPAQTLEQGQPEGAGETAPQEQAAPAGQPLTMPDTTPAPTTPVQ; encoded by the coding sequence ATGTACACCTTTTTACTCATTATCTTTGTAATCGCCGTCATTTTAATAATACCGTTGATACTGATGCAGTCCGGGAGCGGCGCGGATGCCGGAATGTTCGGGAGCGACCTGACTCTCGGGGCGTTCGGCGCGAAGTCCAGCGAGGTGCTGCTGAAGTTCACCCGATGGCTGGTCGCGATTTTCATGTTCTCTGCGTTCATGCTGGGGTATATGAAAGTGATCGAGAAGAAGAATCTGGCCGCCCAACCGGCACAGACGTTAGAACAGGGCCAGCCGGAAGGCGCAGGCGAAACCGCGCCCCAGGAACAGGCCGCCCCCGCGGGACAGCCCCTGACTATGCCCGATACGACCCCTGCTCCTACGACTCCGGTACAGTAA